DNA sequence from the Parascardovia denticolens DSM 10105 = JCM 12538 genome:
TCCATGTCCTTGAACAGGTAGGAGCTGACGGCAGCGAAGACGTCCAGTCCGCCCAAATCGGCGCTGGCGATGGGGCCGAGGATGCTCCAGCGGCGGCCAAGGGAGTATTTGACGATGGCGTCCACGTCCTCGGCTGAGGCGACGCCCTCCTCCACTATGTGGAAGGCCTCCCGCAGGACGGCCATCTGAATGCGGTTGCCTACGAACCCTAGGGACTCCTTGTTCAACCGGGTCGGTTTCTTGCCGATGGCCTTCAAAAGGCCCAGCGTGGCGTCGACGGCCTTGGGCGAAGTCTTCCCGCCTGGGACCACTTCGACCAAAGGCATGAGGTGAGCGGGATTCCAGTAATGGGCCACCAGGAAACGCTCGGGATGGGCGAGGACGGACGCGATTTTCGTCGGGCTCAGACCGGACGTGTTGGTGGCGAAGATGGCGTCGGTGGGGGCGGCCTCTTCCGCCTTGAGCCAGACCTCATGCTTAACGTCCATGTTCTCTGCCACGGATTCGGTCACGTAACCGACTCCGGCCAGGGCCTCGTGGTAATCGGTGAAGGGGCTGACGCGGGAGAGCACGTCGTCCACGTCTTCACCTTCTTTCAGAAGCCCATGGGAGGCGAATTCCAAGGCGTCCGCCCGGATCAGGTCCAGCCCGTGGTCCAGAAGCCGGTCCGACTGGTCGACCAGATGGACCTGGTAACCGTGAACGGCGAATTCCAAGGCGATGGCGTGCCCCATCGTCCCCGATCCAATGGCCCCGACGGTGGTCATATCTTCAATTCGCATGATTTCTCCTTTGAAAACTGCCGGATGGCTCCGCCGCGGTCCTGCGCCTGTCGGAACCATCATAAGAAGCACTTTCCATCTTACTCCTGCCACCCCTGACGCCTGTGCGCAGCCTGGTTTTCCCCACCGGCTTGAGCGGGCGGCCTGTCTTCATGCTTTGGCAAACTGAGAGGGTATGCGTATGTATGCTTGTGCCCGCAAATGAAAAGTGTCTGCTGGAAAACGGCTTATGTTGGCTCGTGATACGTGGAATTCATACCGAATGGAGGCTAGCCGCGATGGTTCAGGTGAGGAGTTTCAAGGACGCGGGCTTTGACTCGGTCCTTGACGAAATCGAGTGGCGGGGACTGGTGAATCAGTCGACCGACCGCGAACGACTGGCGGCTGCCCTCAACGGGGACCCCATCACCTTTTACGCCGGTTTCGACCCCACCGCGGCTTCCTTGCATATCGGCAACCTGGTCCAACTCCTGCTCATGAGGCACCTGCAGGAAGCCGGGCATCATCCCATCGCCGTCATCGGCGGCGCGACCGGCCTCATCGGGGATCCCCGCCAATCAGGGGAGCGGGTGCTCAATCCCAAAGACGTCGTTTCCCAATGGTCCCAGCGTCTCAAGGCTCAAGTGGATCGTTTCCTGGACGCCGGAGGAGGCAATCCGGTCCGTTTCGTCAACAATCTGGACTGGACCGAATCCATGTCCGTGATCGACTTCCTGCGGGACGTCGGCAAGAACTTCCGCCTCGGGACCATGCTGGCCAAGGACGTGGTGGCCCGCCGTCTCGATTCCGAGGAAGGGATCTCCTTCACCGAGTTCTCCTACCAGGTTCTGCAGGGCAATGATTACCTGCATCTGTTCGACGAATACGGGGTGACCTTGCAGACCGGTGGAGCCGACC
Encoded proteins:
- a CDS encoding 3-hydroxyacyl-CoA dehydrogenase family protein — translated: MRIEDMTTVGAIGSGTMGHAIALEFAVHGYQVHLVDQSDRLLDHGLDLIRADALEFASHGLLKEGEDVDDVLSRVSPFTDYHEALAGVGYVTESVAENMDVKHEVWLKAEEAAPTDAIFATNTSGLSPTKIASVLAHPERFLVAHYWNPAHLMPLVEVVPGGKTSPKAVDATLGLLKAIGKKPTRLNKESLGFVGNRIQMAVLREAFHIVEEGVASAEDVDAIVKYSLGRRWSILGPIASADLGGLDVFAAVSSYLFKDMDNGVDTPALLAEKVKEGHLGNKTGQGFYAWSGQEGAKTVARRDEELMEALVRDSKESQKESQAAED